From Rhodococcus sp. B7740, one genomic window encodes:
- a CDS encoding crotonase/enoyl-CoA hydratase family protein, producing the protein MTERTWNAFSVEIADHIANVTLLGPGKGNAMGPDFWSESPELFAQLDADPEVRAVVLAGSGKNFTYGLDLAAMAGTFGPLMADKALAGPRTSFHDTIKTMQKAINAVADCRKPVVAAVQGWCIGGGVDLITAADVRYASADAKFSVREVRVAIVADMGSLARLPAIIGDGHMRELALTGKDIDAARAEKIGLVNDVFEDHDTTLAAARDCAAAIAANPPLVVQGIKTVLDHSRSSSVDDSLRYVAAWNAAFLASHDLTEAITSVFEKRPAQFTGN; encoded by the coding sequence ATGACGGAACGAACCTGGAACGCCTTCTCCGTGGAGATCGCGGACCACATCGCGAACGTGACACTTCTCGGACCGGGCAAGGGCAACGCCATGGGCCCCGACTTCTGGAGCGAAAGCCCCGAGCTGTTCGCGCAGCTCGACGCCGATCCCGAGGTCCGGGCTGTCGTGCTCGCGGGCTCCGGTAAGAACTTCACCTACGGACTCGACCTCGCCGCGATGGCAGGAACATTCGGTCCGCTGATGGCCGACAAGGCGTTGGCCGGTCCCCGGACGTCGTTCCACGACACCATCAAGACGATGCAGAAGGCCATCAACGCGGTTGCCGACTGCCGCAAACCCGTCGTCGCGGCGGTTCAGGGCTGGTGCATCGGCGGCGGCGTCGACCTCATCACCGCCGCGGACGTGCGGTACGCGAGCGCCGACGCAAAGTTCAGCGTGCGCGAGGTCCGGGTCGCGATCGTCGCGGACATGGGGTCGTTGGCCCGACTGCCCGCGATCATCGGCGATGGCCACATGCGTGAGCTCGCTCTGACGGGCAAGGACATCGATGCCGCGCGCGCCGAGAAGATCGGCCTGGTCAACGACGTGTTCGAGGACCACGACACCACCCTGGCCGCTGCTCGTGACTGCGCCGCCGCCATCGCCGCGAATCCGCCTCTGGTGGTGCAGGGCATCAAGACCGTGCTCGACCATTCCCGATCTTCCAGCGTCGACGACTCGCTTCGCTACGTCGCGGCCTGGAACGCCGCCTTCCTCGCCTCGCACGATCTCACCGAGGCGATCACCTCGGTGTTCGAGAAGCGACCGGCGCAGTTCACCGGTAACTGA
- a CDS encoding 2-oxo-4-hydroxy-4-carboxy-5-ureidoimidazoline decarboxylase, with protein sequence MLMHQGLGLETFNDLPRRKAVHALYECCCSVAWASRVADGRRYRSRADLFAVADAELTELSDGDVDSLAATLPEPSKVCAAMDTDTRGALGTAARAYEDRFGYPYASSRLFEPEGFEPRDILVDLGHRLDNDDQTERKIMRDELAKINHTRLDRLLGPEGGWPQY encoded by the coding sequence ATGTTGATGCATCAGGGACTGGGCCTGGAGACGTTCAACGATCTGCCGCGCCGCAAGGCGGTCCATGCGCTGTACGAGTGCTGCTGCTCGGTGGCGTGGGCGTCCAGGGTGGCCGACGGCCGCAGGTACCGCTCACGGGCTGACCTGTTCGCCGTAGCCGACGCGGAACTGACCGAACTCTCGGACGGGGATGTGGATTCGCTCGCCGCGACGCTGCCGGAGCCGAGCAAGGTGTGCGCGGCCATGGACACCGACACTCGCGGTGCACTGGGAACTGCGGCCAGGGCGTACGAGGACCGGTTCGGTTACCCGTACGCGTCCAGCCGGTTGTTCGAGCCCGAGGGCTTCGAGCCGCGAGACATCCTGGTCGATCTGGGCCATCGCCTCGACAACGACGATCAGACCGAGCGCAAGATCATGCGCGACGAGCTGGCGAAGATCAACCACACCAGATTGGATCGCTTGCTGGGGCCCGAAGGCGGTTGGCCCCAGTACTGA
- a CDS encoding MarR family winged helix-turn-helix transcriptional regulator, whose translation MVEFAEELGTQLVRLQRLRERNIAQISSSGGVDGAAYVCLFRLLRDGPMRSSELATMVNSDPSTVSRQVAQLVERGHVERVPDERDGRAFVLAVTQSGRDVAAAIQQRRTESLGRVIEGWDREDRASLVALLDRFLTDYEEMRPDLPARRAGSV comes from the coding sequence GTGGTCGAGTTCGCCGAGGAACTGGGCACGCAGCTGGTTCGGCTGCAACGCTTGCGCGAGCGGAACATCGCCCAGATCTCGTCTTCGGGCGGTGTCGACGGGGCTGCTTACGTATGCTTGTTCCGCCTGCTGCGCGACGGGCCGATGAGATCCAGTGAGCTGGCCACGATGGTGAACTCGGATCCGTCGACGGTGAGCAGGCAGGTGGCTCAACTGGTCGAACGGGGGCACGTCGAGCGTGTGCCCGACGAGAGAGACGGAAGGGCCTTCGTTCTCGCCGTGACGCAGTCCGGGCGGGACGTGGCCGCGGCAATTCAGCAACGCCGTACCGAATCTCTCGGTCGGGTGATCGAGGGGTGGGATCGCGAGGACCGGGCGTCACTGGTCGCTTTGCTGGATCGTTTCTTGACCGATTACGAAGAAATGAGACCGGACCTTCCGGCCCGACGCGCAGGTAGCGTCTGA
- a CDS encoding DUF6480 family protein: MNAQNPDPDVTTGLEAGGGVTPGDTPLAETGIGGPNHEPPQRSRVMPIVVICVVALLAILIAGGLIGRVVGLFG; encoded by the coding sequence ATGAATGCCCAGAATCCAGACCCCGACGTCACCACAGGACTCGAAGCGGGAGGCGGCGTCACGCCAGGAGACACCCCGCTCGCCGAAACCGGAATCGGCGGTCCGAATCACGAGCCGCCGCAGCGCAGCCGGGTGATGCCCATCGTCGTCATCTGCGTCGTGGCATTGCTGGCGATCCTGATCGCCGGTGGACTGATCGGTCGCGTCGTCGGTTTGTTCGGCTGA
- a CDS encoding inorganic diphosphatase, whose protein sequence is MPFDVTIEIPKGQRNKYEVDHVTGRVRLDRYLYTAMAYPADYGFIENTLGEDGDPLDALVLLPESVFPGVIVEARPVAMFKMVDEAGGDDKVLCVPAGDTRWDHIQDLSDVSTFELDAIKHFFVHYKDLEPNKHVTGADWVGRAEAEAEIAASFKRLADNPEH, encoded by the coding sequence GTGCCGTTCGACGTCACCATCGAGATCCCCAAGGGGCAGCGCAACAAGTACGAGGTCGACCACGTCACCGGACGTGTTCGACTCGATCGCTACCTCTACACCGCGATGGCGTATCCAGCCGATTACGGCTTCATCGAGAACACGCTCGGCGAGGACGGCGATCCGCTCGACGCACTGGTTCTGCTGCCCGAGTCGGTGTTCCCCGGCGTCATCGTCGAAGCCCGTCCCGTAGCGATGTTCAAGATGGTCGACGAGGCCGGCGGCGACGACAAGGTGCTGTGCGTTCCCGCAGGCGACACTCGTTGGGACCACATCCAGGATCTGAGCGACGTCTCGACGTTCGAGCTCGATGCGATCAAGCATTTCTTCGTCCATTACAAGGATCTCGAACCCAACAAGCACGTCACCGGGGCAGACTGGGTGGGCCGCGCAGAGGCAGAGGCCGAAATCGCTGCATCATTCAAGCGCTTGGCGGACAATCCGGAGCACTGA
- a CDS encoding GGDEF domain-containing protein, which translates to MRLERRVALGIAALVPSFGLIGAIAMFSDDGPACTTAKVVCLLVLISTVPVGAWWLRRSLDASHMPGWFVVYADVGVAAMLLTFAGRDLALNGAALFAVIGIYIVYFARRRVLGFHMLFVNVTVVILAALALAEDAHDLASTAARTLATLLVVNSVLVFRAVIQHQLDLANTDSLTGLLNRRGLELRFERMMASLDADRSVALMVVDLDQFKQVNDTYGHAVGDRVLRRTARRLKSATGARPCVARTGGEEFTIALPVTEAAAHSIADEIRESVHDSLDDVPVTVSVGVAMINGSRWSDAAESGDGEDLLHNVLLDADAAMYESKHAGGNRATVYAGE; encoded by the coding sequence GTGAGGCTCGAACGTCGCGTCGCGCTCGGGATCGCCGCCTTGGTTCCCTCGTTCGGTCTGATCGGGGCCATCGCGATGTTCTCCGACGACGGTCCCGCGTGCACGACCGCGAAGGTCGTCTGTCTGCTGGTGCTGATCTCGACCGTCCCGGTGGGAGCGTGGTGGCTTCGGCGTTCGCTGGATGCGTCGCACATGCCCGGGTGGTTCGTGGTGTACGCCGACGTGGGCGTCGCAGCGATGTTGCTCACCTTCGCCGGCCGCGACCTGGCTCTGAACGGGGCGGCCCTGTTCGCGGTGATCGGCATCTACATCGTCTACTTCGCCCGGCGGCGAGTGCTCGGATTCCACATGCTGTTCGTCAATGTGACGGTCGTAATTCTGGCGGCGCTGGCGCTGGCGGAGGACGCTCACGATCTGGCGTCGACCGCCGCCAGGACCCTCGCGACGCTGCTGGTGGTCAATTCGGTGCTGGTGTTTCGCGCCGTGATTCAGCATCAACTCGATCTCGCCAACACCGACTCACTGACCGGCCTGCTCAACAGGCGCGGCCTGGAACTGCGGTTCGAACGCATGATGGCCTCGCTCGACGCGGATCGTTCGGTGGCGTTGATGGTGGTCGATCTCGATCAGTTCAAACAGGTCAACGACACCTACGGCCATGCAGTGGGCGACCGCGTGCTGCGCCGCACGGCTCGTAGATTGAAGAGCGCCACGGGGGCGCGGCCGTGTGTGGCCCGCACCGGAGGTGAGGAATTCACCATCGCGCTGCCGGTCACGGAAGCTGCGGCGCACTCGATTGCCGACGAGATCCGCGAATCCGTCCACGATTCGCTCGACGACGTACCGGTGACGGTCAGCGTCGGTGTGGCGATGATCAACGGCAGCCGCTGGTCGGACGCAGCAGAGTCGGGTGACGGCGAGGACCTGCTGCACAACGTTCTGCTCGACGCGGACGCCGCGATGTACGAGTCCAAGCACGCGGGCGGAAACAGAGCGACGGTGTATGCCGGCGAATGA
- a CDS encoding PAS domain-containing protein translates to MTDSTSNGDRRNLDSRPISDPTQFPDLPVTVVLDRIPVPILAVDPTGAIVFANEAFDDLFGLDRTEREDFHLHDIFPDRAPEGVNVADMFLTTVATRADSLWRMTDKTGDIVQVRASKSILRRTEDTIVLVALEDFTDQLWNDPKSALR, encoded by the coding sequence ATGACCGACAGCACTTCCAACGGTGATCGGCGCAATCTCGATTCGCGACCGATCTCGGATCCGACGCAGTTTCCCGATCTGCCGGTCACGGTCGTCCTCGACCGAATTCCGGTGCCGATCCTTGCAGTCGATCCCACCGGTGCCATCGTGTTCGCGAACGAGGCCTTCGACGATCTGTTCGGCCTGGACCGCACCGAGCGGGAGGACTTCCACCTGCACGACATCTTCCCCGACCGGGCACCGGAGGGCGTCAATGTCGCGGACATGTTCCTCACCACGGTGGCCACCCGCGCGGATTCTCTGTGGCGGATGACCGACAAGACCGGCGATATCGTGCAGGTCCGCGCCAGCAAGTCGATTCTGCGCCGCACCGAGGACACCATCGTGCTCGTCGCGTTGGAGGACTTCACCGATCAGCTGTGGAACGACCCCAAGAGCGCCTTGCGCTGA